The region GTTGGATCTCATCATTGCCTCAGTTAATAAACCATAGCATGCATCAATAACTTCACACACATGTAAACCAACTGATCATTGCTTCAAGTTACTAACACATATGCAACCTTGTCAATTTGCCCTCACAAGATAGATATGTAGTGTAATTCtcccactctcaaagtgtataggtaaAAAAACAAGctctcaaatcaatcaatcatgcatagtttatcataggcttgctcgaaatCTAACCCCTGCTCTACTATTTTGTGACTATAAATCAAGGATCTGAAAGGTCTTATTTgtaggttgtaatgtaggcttttTGGTTAGGTGAGGAAAATTTGGCCAAAGTGACTATAAACCAAATGAACTACAATAACTTCATCCATAAACATGTCAAATCCTCAGTAGTACTAAGACTCTTCTCATCCACCAAttttcccccaaacttggctTTTTATGCACTTCTAGACTTagtctagcttatacctcctcTAGGCTTCGCTTAGCTTATACCACCAaagttatatattttttttcacaacCTTTTTAATAGTAAAGGCACACGTCCACTTTCCCAAAGATATTCAACACAAGACTTTATATTTCCTAACTCTTTTTCTAATCCCAAGAGTTCTCTTTCCCCCAAACTCGTCTTTTAAACACATCCCCATTGATTAGCTAtcaaagaaaaaggcttttaGGCTCAAACTTGGCTAACAAAGGattatcaaaatcttgtgttttaGGGTGAAGGTCTTAATAGGCTAGAatggatggcctaacgtcactTCCTATCTCTATattcactatgtagactcaaggaagatcacgagcaagttctagaaacatataacacAATTGATGAGCCACCACTTTTCAGGCTCTCTTGGGATAGGCTCCTTCAGTGTTGGAGCAGTTATCTTGCTTCCCTTGACAGCAGTTGGTATTTTACCCCCCCATCCTAGGGGGTTCAGTAGTGATCACCGCGTGCACCGGTGAATGGCGACTATGGTCTGCCTCGATCCATGCTATTGGCTCCGAGTCAGTGGAAGCCATCATCTCCATGTGAAGCTCATAAaagtctttcttcttcacttttCTGACTGCACTCGATCCTCCTCCTTCAGTAGTCACTTGGTGCTTCAGACGCACCACCTTGCACTCCTCAGTTCTTCCATCCATGCTTCTCGGTTTGTGGGAAAACGTTTGCCTTTCTTCTCCCATGAAGATTGTCAACTCTCCCTTTTCACATTTATATTTGCCTCAACAGTGGCAAGGAAGGGACGTCCTAGCAGTAGGGGGACTCCATTGTCTTCTTCCATGTCCAAGACCATAAAGTCGGCAGGAAAAATAAATTCCCCGACCTTAATCAGTAGGTCTTCCACGATTCCCTCTGGATACGCGACAGATATGTCTGCCATCTGTAGTGTGGCTGAGGTGGGCTTCAAAGTACCGATGTTCAGTTGCTTGAACACCGATAGTGGCATTAGATTGATGCTCAGACCTAGATCGTAGAGAGCATTTTCCACCTTATAGCCCCCAATGAGGCAGTCGACAGTGAAACTTCCAGGGTCCTTCAGCTTGGCAGGCAGTTTCCTTTGCAGCAGAGCACTGCAATTTTCAGTTAGGTTAATAGTGTCAACCTGCCCCCAACTGGTCTTCTG is a window of Salvia splendens isolate huo1 chromosome 3, SspV2, whole genome shotgun sequence DNA encoding:
- the LOC121797099 gene encoding uncharacterized protein LOC121797099, which translates into the protein MHLRSDTIYEAPSLPATTSDTVLEPKATVAEKENEAEKENTGTTSGVKVPFPQVLNQKKKDEQFTRFLDIFRKVHVNIQLIEALLQMPKYAKFLKEVIAQKTSWGQVDTINLTENCSALLQRKLPAKLKDPGSFTVDCLIGGYKVENALYDLGLSINLMPLSVFKQLNIGTLKPTSATLQMADISVAYPEGIVEDLLIKVGEFIFPADFMVLDMEEDNGVPLLLGRPFLATVEANINVKRES